Below is a genomic region from Actinomadura sp. NAK00032.
GGGTCGTCGCCGACCAGCACCGTGCCGAGCCCGACGGACACACCGCGGTCGCGGAGCGCCTCGACGCGCACCTTGAGGTTCGAGCGGATCTCGGCGGCCGTGGCCTTGCCGTCCAGAATCTGTGCCGTCATGCGTTCCTCCGCGTGGATCTCGCCGTAGGGCCCGCGGGACCGGGCCCGGCTCACGGTCCCGTCCACCCAGGCGCGCGGTGTCCGGACTGTCGTTCGCTCCCCGGTGGTGATCCACCTTGCCTGCGCCAGTCGCGTGAAACCCCATGGTAACGGTCGAGTGGCACGCGGAAATCGGCACGAAGTGGCCCTGCCGGTGCCCGTTCCCCGCCTTCTACCGTCGTGCGCATGAGCGACGCATGGTTCGAACGGCCCGTCCTGACCGGGCAGTACGTGCGGCTGGAGCCGCTGTCCCCCGCGCACGCCGAGGGACTGTTCGAGGCGTCGAAGGACCCGGAGGTGTGGGCCTGGCTGAACGAGCCGCAGCCGGCGACGGCCGGGGAGATGGGCGTTCTCGTCGACAGGGCGCTGGCCGACTGCGAGCGCCGCGTGCGGCTCCCCTGGGTCCAGATCGACGCCGCGACCGGGGAGGTCGCCGGGACGACGTCCTACTACGAGGTCGCGCCGTCCCACCGGGGGCTGTGCATCGGCCACACCTGGCTCGGCGCGCGCTGGCACCGGACGGGTCTCAACACGGAGGCGAAGCTGCTCCTGCTCGGGCGGGCCTTCGACGAGCTGGGCGCGATCAGGGTCGGCTGGCACACGCACGTCCGGAACGAGCGGTCGCGGGCGGCGATCGAGCGGCTCGGCGCGGCGTTCGAGGGCGTCCACCGCAAGCACCGGATCCGGCCGGACGGGTCGGTCCGGGACACCGCCGTGTACGGGATGACGGACGACGAGTGGCCCGCCGCCGCCGGGGCTTTGCGGGCGCGGCTGCGCTAGCGAGGTGCCGGCTGCGCTAGTCCTCCGAGCGCTGGCGCCAGGCGAGGACGCGGTCGGTGCCGTGCCAGCCGAGCTGGGCGGCCAGGACGGCGGCCAGGAACGCGGCGACCAGCCCGATCACCTGGCGGGAGTCCATCAGCAGCGAGTCGACCAGGTACACCGAGCGCAGCATCGCGGCGAGC
It encodes:
- a CDS encoding GNAT family N-acetyltransferase, giving the protein MSDAWFERPVLTGQYVRLEPLSPAHAEGLFEASKDPEVWAWLNEPQPATAGEMGVLVDRALADCERRVRLPWVQIDAATGEVAGTTSYYEVAPSHRGLCIGHTWLGARWHRTGLNTEAKLLLLGRAFDELGAIRVGWHTHVRNERSRAAIERLGAAFEGVHRKHRIRPDGSVRDTAVYGMTDDEWPAAAGALRARLR